The sequence below is a genomic window from Lolium perenne isolate Kyuss_39 chromosome 4, Kyuss_2.0, whole genome shotgun sequence.
ACATCTGCAAGCTTATATACGTTTGTACTCTAAATTATTTTGGTTGCTACATAAGGCTTCTACAGATTGTATACTTTATAAGTTATGCAATTTCTCTGTATTGTTTTGACAGAATAGCTGGCATCTTTCTAGTGGATGGTATTTTGTTGGATACTCGCAGAACACAACATAACAATAAGTTTTCAATGTATGTTCTCAAATAAATTGCATTCAAATGAACTACACCTGAAGCTCATACATGCTACTGATCTCTTTATGCAGTGTGGAATGGATTTAGACGCCATCAAGTTGTTGTTGCGTTATCCTAGAGGGACTACAGAGCACTTAGCTGGCGTAGATGGATTTCTGGAATTTGCATATAAAGATAAGCTCGAAGATACAAAAATCTCTTGTCCATGTGAAGATTGCGTGCACACTATACTACTATCAAGAGATGATGTCCGTGGCCACTTGGTGTGCAATGGAATTCTTCAGAGTTATGATAAATGGGTTTTCCATGGTGAGTCAATATCTGAACAACCAGCTCAACAACCACAACCTCGCAATGAAGGAATGAATGCTAACATGCACCAATTAATTAATGATGCACTTaggcaagtatatgatgatgtgcCAATGGCAGACAATACAGATTTTCCAAATCCAGTTTCAAATGGACCAAACATAGAAGCACAAAACTTTTACAAATTGATTAAGGACTCGGAGAAACCTTTGTGGCCAGGATGTGAATTATCTCAGTTATCCTTACTTGTTCTTTTGTTTAATATAAAATCCATGAACAAATGGTCTGATAAATCATTTGGAGATCTACTTGATATTCTGCACATGGCTATTCCGAATGgaaaggaacttccccagaatttTTACGAGTCTAAGAAGATTGTTTCGAAGTTTGGCCTTGGTTATGAAAAAATTCATGCATGCCCAAAAAATTGCCAGTTGTTCTGGAAAGATAAAGCAGATGATGATTTTTGCTCTATCTGCAAGACTTCTAGATGGAAAGATAAACTACCCGAAACCAAGTTAACCAAAAAGGAAAGAAAGAAAGCAATCCCAAGCAAAGTTTTAAGATACTTTCCAATCAAGGAGAGGCTGAAAAGGTTGTTCATGTGCAAAGAAACAACACCTTTAGCGTGATGGCACGATGAAGAGCGCATCAAGCAGGATGGCGTGCTACGGCATCCAGCTGATTCCCAGGCATGGAAGCATTTTGATGAAAAGACGGGATTTGATTCAGATGCCCGTAATATTCGGTTTGGCCTGGCTACTGATGGATTTAATCCATATGGGATGATGAGCTCTAGTTATAGTTGTTGGCCGGTTGTCTTAGTCATGTATAACCTGCCTCCATGGCTATGCATGAAGGAATCTTACCTTTCATTATCTTTAATAATTCCTGGATCTAAGAGCCCGGGGGATAATATTCATGTCTTTCTACAACCCCTTTTAGATGATTTGAAAGATCTATTTCTGAATGGCATTTCTGTTTATGATGCATCCAAAAATGAAACCTTTCCTCTGAAAGCAGCTGTGTTGTGGACTATAAATGACTTACCGGCCTTCGGAATGCTGGCTTCATATATGGTGCATGGAGAATTTGCATGTCCACCTTGTGGTGCAAATGCATGGACCAAGCGCCTAAAACATGGGAAAAATATTGTTTTATGGGTCACCGACGATTTCTGCCACCTGGTTATGAATTCCGTAATGATGCTTCTTCTTTTGATGGAAAAACTGAGCATGGAACAGAGCCTGAAACATATTATGGGCGCCCCGTATTAGATGACATAGCTTCCATTAGTGATTTTACGAAGTCAAAAACATACAAGGGCAAAAGCAGTCTATTCACATTACCTTATTGGAACACTAATCTCCTTCGACATAATCTTGATGTTATGCATATAGAGAAGAATGTGTGTGATAATATTTATGGCACACTTCTAAATTTGGATGGGAAGTCAAAAGATAATCTACAGGCTCGTCAAGATCTCAAAGAGATGAATATTAGAGAGGATCTCCATCCAGAAAAAAAACCTTCAGGCAAGTTCTACTTACCACCTGCAAGCTTTACTATGTGTAGAAGTGAGAAGCAATTATTCTGCAAAAATCATCGCAATATAAATGTTCCAGATGGATATTGTGGAAATATATCCAAATGTGTAAATTGTGTTGACGGAAAAATTCATGGACTCAAAACACATGATTGTCATGTCCTAATGCATCAATTCATGCCTATTGCTTTGAGGGGTATTCTTCCAGATAATGTCACAGCAGTACTATTTGAATTGTCATCTTACTTTCGTGGAATATGTTCGAAAGTTCTTCATGAAGATGAGCTTGAACGTTTGGAAGAAAGCATTAAAATTACACTCTGTAAAATGGAGATGATATTCCCTCCTGGATTTTTCACGGTTATGGTGCACTTAGTTGTCCATTTAGCAACTGAGTGTAAGATAGCTGGACCAGTTTGCTACCGATGGATGTACTTCATTGAAAGGTTATCATGTGTTCTTAACATACATTCAGTTTTCTTTTTCTTCCTTTCATGTCATATATTTTGCTAAATTAATGGTTATGTGTGGACTACAGGTATCTTGGTAAGCTGAAGTCGTATGTTCGCAACAAAGCTCGTCCGGAGGGCTCAATTGCAGAATCGTATTTGGCGGATGAGTGTATGGCATTTTGTTCAAGATACTTAGAGGGTTTCTCCACTAAGCATAACCAACCAGCAAGGAATGATGACAACCCACATCTATCTGAATCTTCAATATATTCACATGAGTCTATGTTGTTTCCTCCGGTAGGGAAATCACTGGGAAGACCAACTGTTTACACTTTAGGCGACAACGAGGCAGTACAGGCCCATAGATATGTGCTATTCAATTGTGATGCTGTCAAGCCATATTTAACGTAAATGTCATGGCCCAAAATTTCAATTTTTTTATTATTTAGTTTTTATGTAAACTTGTGCCCTTCTTTTTGTAGAGAACATGGTAAATATTTGAGAAGAAAGAACCGAAAGAAACGCCTAGATCCAAATACATTTGAGAAGATGCAACATGAGGAATTTGCTGAATGGTTCAAGGATCATGTAAATTCCATTATGCAATTTAATCATGATTTACTTATTGTTGGTTTGAATTTAGCTTACATATTACTTTTTTTCCTATAGGTCATGGAGTTGGAGAGGGAGAACGGTACTGGCAGCATCGATGAGGATATTAGATGGTTAGCCCGTGGTCCACTTCATGTTGCAACAAGACATAGAGCATTTAATATTCGTGGATACAGATTTAGACCGAAGCGTTATGACAAGGTGACTCAAAATAGTGGTGTTGTTCTGATTGCAAAAACATCAAGCTACACTTCTGCACGTGATAAAAACCCTATCCTCGGAGATGTCATGTACTTTGGAAGGATAGTTGACATAATTGAGTTAGACTACTATAGAAAATTTTCAGTTGTGCTGTTTAAGTGTGAATGGGTTGATCCTACTGAAGGAAAAGGTGTGCAAATAGATAAGTATGGTTGTAGACTTGTAAATTTCTCGCATCAAATTCACACCGGTAAAAAGGGAAGTGATGAACCTTTTGTGTTTGCCAATCAAGTCGACCAAGTATTCTACATGGATGATCATCTTTATCAAGGATGGTCAATTGCTTTGAAGATAAAGCCTCGAGATGAGTTCGAGTTGGGTGAAGAGTGGAACGATGTGGAAACTGAACCTTATCAAGTCAGCAAGTTCTTGGAGCTTTTTGATATTTCCCATCAGAAACAAACTTGGAGGAGAAGAGATATAGAGGGAGATACTGTAGATGCTCCCAAAGTGTCACCAGATGAATCAGTTCCCGATGAAACAGTGCCTCAATGAAGTTCAGCTTCCTGTGTGTTCTCGTGTGATTCAGTTGCAACATTTTCTTCAGCAGCGGGTGAATTATAAAAGTCTGGAACCAGTTAACTTGATGAAGCCATTGCTGTTCATTTTTAAAACTATTTGTTGCTTAAAGACTTTATTTTCTGTCCCAGTACATGGTACCTCGAACAAGTATATTTGTGGTGCGTGAGAGTACATTCTTAATTTCGGAACCTGCAATTTGTCACAATATGTGTACACTGCTATTATCATAGGACATATCTCCTTTTATATCAGGAAACAAATCCAAGATCCGTATGTAAGATGACCATCAATTGGATAAACTTTGTAAACGGAGAACATGAGAGTCACTTTCAGTTTTGACACCTACATAATATTTTGAACCGGAAATTAGATATCGATTCCCTGAAACTGTCGACAATCAAGTTCAGTTAGCTGAACTTTTCTGCATGTTTCTGAACTTTCCAAGTTCAGTCAGCTAAACTTTTGCTAAATTTATTTCATGGTAATTTTgaaataacatgaaaattttgaaatggaGGAATACGATACCCACAAGCACCGCCATCGATGGTGGCATCCTCACCCGCTTCAGCAGTTGGACTACCGTCTCCTCCTCACCGTGGACCGTCGTACCCCATGAGCCAAGAGATCCGCCGTTGTTGGCTCGGGACTGCGGTGGAGACAGCCGACACAACCATGATGGTTTGCGGTGGAGACAGCCAGTGGGGGATGTCGGTGATGACTGCGTTGACGGCGATTGCGTGTGTGAGCACCTTCTTGTCGCGGCGAtcgccgaccccggtgaaggtgtggagcgagccgaCGCTGCGACCGAACccatcctccttgggctggtcctGATCCTTGTTGCGGTCCTTGGTGGGGTCGCCGCTGCCGTTCTCCTTGGCGCGCGGGCCTTCTTGATCTGCTTGAGGGAGAAGCAGTTAGCGGTCGTGTGCTTGGAGGGTTTGCCCTCCTTGCTGTGGTAGATGCACGGGGTGTCCAACAGGATGCGCGCATCGAAGCGCTTTCCTGGGGGGCGATCCTCTCTTGGGCCACGGGGTTGTCGCAGCGAGAATACTTCTGGTCGCGCTGCTCGTAGTCGATGTTGGCGACGAACTCGGTGTTGCCACCATCGGCGCGGCGCTTGCCGCTGCTGGGGCGAGTGAAGCGGTAGTCGTCACGGCAAGTGTCCGCTCGGATGGGGCGGCGATTGCGCCGCTGcccgtactcgtcgtccgagtcgattgTAGGGTCTTCATCGGCGTAGCGCTGAGCTATGTTAAACAGCTTGGCCATGGAGATTCGGTCACGACTGTGGCGCCTGAGCTTGGCGCCGAGTGGTTCGTAGCGGCAGCACCGTCGGAAGCAGTAGATCGCCGTGTCGGTGCTGATGCCGCttgaggtcgtccacatgtcttAACATCGCTGAACCCACCGGCGAGTCGATTCGCGGGGCCCCTGGATGCAGCGATCTAGGTCTTCGATGGTGGTGGCGCGAGTGTACGCGCTGGCAAAGTGCTGGATGAAGGCGGCGCGGGCCTCCTCCCACGAGTCGATGCTGTTTGGGGGGAGGGTGTTAAACCATTGGCGATTAAGCCCGTCCATCATGAGGGGTAGGTATCGGGCGGCGAGCAGCTCGGAGTAGCCTTGGATGCCCATCGCCATGGTGTACGAGTCAATCCATACTGTAGGATCGATGTGGGTGTCGTATTTCTCGATGTCGCGGGGGCCCTTGAACCCCAGAGGATAGGGCTCACCCCTGATCATGGGGCCGAAGCAGGCTAGGCCGACCCGGTTGAATGCGCTTTGGCGAGGGGGCTCGTCCACATATTGCTCATTCAGGCGGTTGCGTGCTCGCCAAGCTTGGTCATTGACGATGTGCGTGCGCGCGTCGATTGGCTACCCGTTGGCGGCGACCATCGCCCGCGGGGGTCGCGGCTCGACTCAGTTGTTGGACGAGTGAGCAGCGCGCGGTGCGGGGGGTGGGCAGTTGTTGATGTTGGCGATTGCGCGGTTCACCGCCGTAGAGGACGCAACGCGACTGGCCGAGGAGCGCGAGTAGATCCGTCCTTGGGAGTCCGCCGCGGCGTGCTGCTGCTCCAGGGCCTTGGCGACCAAGGCTTTGGCGTGTTGGACGAAGATGACGCCCTCTCCGGTGTCGGGGAGGTTGGCGAGGGCGGCGTGCGCAGTGGCCACGTTGTCCGCTGGTGACGAGTGCAGCggtaggccgttggcgtcgacTTCCGGGGGGAATTGCCCGGCCcccgggtggtggtggtggtggaggtggtggtggcggtgcgcCGTGTGCCACTCGGCCGGCGGCAGCCCGGCTTGATTCCGGGATGCCGTGGTTCTGGACGTGGACGGCTCGGACTTCTCCGTCCGGGTCGTCGAAGTTGAATATATAATGAAGAACATATAATGTGCTCAAATTCAAATCTATAAGTAAATCTAATTGCATCTAAGGTTTCATTAAATATTTAAACATAAAtatttgaaataaaaatatatcATGATATATTGAGATTAACTTTTTTTATTACTATATACTAGAATTTTTTTAAACATACGGACCGAGACGTTTTGGAATTCTGCATCTTTTCGCTCCATATTTTCCCTCCACGCTTTTATTTCCCTTCATTCTTTCCCACCAAATAGCCCCCAATGTGGGCAAAAAATTGGTTACCCGCGCTAATTGTACGATGACCCCACCTTTCATAGGAACCAGGAATTATCACGGGTAGAACTTTGAACGGAACAAATCCCACAAAATCAGCTAGCTCGCCGCATATACAGCGGTTCCTTCTTATTCGCGCAGGTGGTCACGCCCACGACCGTCGGGTGGCATCTTCCAACTCCGAGTTCATCAGGTTAGCGGCATATCTTCCGATCCCTTCTCTTCTCTTGATCCCTACCCCAGATCCCCTTCTCTAACTCAAACTCCATGGATCTCCGAGGCACAGCAGGCACACTCGGCAGCATATATTTTGAGGATTTTCTATGATACATGCTAATTTTGTGTTATGATTTTCATGGTGCATCAGATATGACGAGGAAAAAAATGCATGTTGTCGAATCCAACGAAGAATATTTGGTCGAGGAACAGATCCAGCAACAAAATTGTGTTGAAAAAGTTCAAGAATCATCTGATCATCAAGTTATCACAACAAGTAACGATGAAGAAGGCTCCACAGATTGTGATGATGATGCTGATAACGACGAAGGTAATTTGGAAGTTATTCCTTATTCATTGCAACATAAAATTCTTAATTGTCATATGAGATAATTCCGAGTTAAATCCATGCAAACCGTAGGAACAAAAGGGCGTAAGAAGAGAAAGCTTAAATATATTTGGAACCTTCCTGTTGGAAAAAGGATTGTGGTTAAGTGCAATGATTTAGATCAGCCAATTGGGAAAGAAGCTAAACATCTTGGAAACTTTCTTGGCACGATAGCTAGGAATGGATCCTTGTGTAGCTTGTCCTACAAGGATTGGAGATTGTTGATAGGAGAAAAAGATAAAGAAACTAATGTAAGGATAAACTTGAAGGCTATACTTGATCAAGTAAAGGTAAATTGTGGCACATTAGTATCTTTTACAAAATTCTCATATTTTGCATTAAATTTAGTTTCTCTATTGTTTTCTGATTACTATTGTGTAGATGAGGTTCCTATATCCTTCACGATTGGAACCATATATATTAAAAACAATTAGAGAccgatggaggcaacataagtcaGACATGAAAGCACTCTACTTTAATGAGAAGAAGAGCATTGAAGCAAATTACAGCAGTGGTCCAAGTTGTGTGAGTCCAGATCAGTGGAGAGCTCTAGTGAATAATTGGACAAGCCAGAAAGCAAAGGTACATAGGCATTTTTTTATCGTTTATATTTTCCCCTATCAAATTAGCTTTTCCACCAAATTATAAGATATGTGCACAAATTTTTCCATTTATTCTTTGTACGATATAAGTGCTCAAAATAGGGAAAACTGTGGGAAGAGGAAGTCCACACATACAGCTGGAACAAAGAGTTTTTCTCGAAATAGGGAAGAATTGGTATAATTTTTAATAACTATATGCATCTGTTTTCCATTTTCATATAACGTAAAGTCATCACCAACCCCTTAAGTAATTTATTCATCCACTATTAGAGAGAACAAGATCCTGAGAAGAAGTACCCTCACAGGGCTGTCTTGTACATCCATACACACAAGCCTATAAGCAAGGATAACAAGAAAATTAATGCACATGTGGTATTTCCTCAGCTCTCAGCCACTCTTACTTTGTGCTGATATTGCATATTTTGCCTTTTCTTACTCTGTCTTGTGTTTAGGCAAGGTTGAAAGGTATCTTAGAAGAGCAACCAGAGTTAGCAGATACCAGCCAAGGAAAGACTGCTTGGAAAGGAGATGCATTGAATTTAGTCTTGGGAGATGAGAAGTCTGGTCATGTACATGGTTTGGGACTAGTTCCTAATCCAAACAAAGTTCTTGATGTGTCAACTTCCCGCCGCTTCCAAAATATACAATTTAGTTCATTGGAGGATATACCAAATGAAGCTATGCTATCCCTTAGCGTTGAGATGGAAAAAATAGGACAATATGTGAAGAATCAAGGTGCTGAAATGCTGGAACTaaaagagaagataagagagctggAAAGAGAACCAGATCAGGTAAATTTATAGGAACTTCACCATCAATTTTTTCAGAACTAACTTCATTGCTTTGACAGAGAAGTTTGGAAATTATGGAGCTaaaagagaagataagagagttgGAAAGAGAACCGAATCAGGTAAATTTATAGAAACTTCATCTTCATTTGTTTTCAGAACTAACTTCATTGCTATGACAGAGAAGTTTGAATCTTGTGCCTACTCTTCGAGATGATCCTCCTGTAGATGGACATAATTCTAAGAGGAAAGTATGTACATTTTAGTGCACAAATAAATTTCTCAAAGTTCACTCTAACATATATTGTCTCACGTCTTAATTTTCTTTCTCTATCTATAGAGAGTATATGGCGCTTCTCCTAGTAAACAACCCCCAATGGTCAAGGAACCAAATAATTTGATGGTACTGTATGGATGTGGATTTACATTCCAGCAGTAACTTATAGAAACTACTGATTTATCTTACCTTTCAATACAGATCAAGCAGAGTGGTTTCCCAGGTCTGGACTCGCAATCATCAATCAAGTCGGCTACTCAAGATAAGGTTTTCTCGCATTATCGAGGATCAAACCCTTATGCATGAATTGTTTGCAATGTTATGTCCAAATTCTATTCTTCCAAAACTTGTGTATTCCTTGATCACAGAACAAAGAAAGTTTGGTTCAAAATGGCAATGCACAACAAGGGGAGAAAAATGCTTTTGTACACAATGTTAGTTCACTCTTGTTATTTGGAGCTTACTGCCATTATGAACTTTGATGTATCACATTTTTATTGGTAATTTGTTGTTGTATTACAATTCAGAACATGAAAACAAACCCCCTACAGAGTGAGAAACAAAGAGTAACCGGGGTATCAACATCAGTCAAGGTATGTTTTTATCATCAAACGTGGATCTATGTTCAAACTCTAGTACTCTAATCATTATTTAAAATGATGTTGCTTCTGGCTCTCAGCATGATTTTaagagcaggaactcaaaagttgcTAATGCAGCCGTGCTTTCTAATGTAAACACACACAACCTTCTTAAAATATTGTTTATAATATTTACTTGAATTGAGCACTGACATTGAACATTATATATTTTGTAGAAACAACAAAGTGGTTCAGTAAGTTGGTTGGGATCTGGCTTGCTACCAGTAAGATTGGTCAACTTTGCGATCCATTTATTTAGCTTCACTAGATGTGAATGATAATGTTGCTGATATTATTTTAGTTATGATTATATTTTTTCATGAAACAAATCTATTTTGTTCTGATTTTCTTTCCGAATTATAGGCATGTGGAAACCAATCCTTACCTTTTTTTTCTAACAGGCAGGCACTAAAGTATTCTTGAAGAGCCTAGCAAGCGGAAATAAGGATGTTGCTCTTGCTACAATTGTAAGCAACGATCCGAAATATAAACTCGATGGTGCTGAAATAACAAACCAATTCTGGGATGTACATGTCATTGCTGCACTTGTGAAAACCGAAGAGCTGGTACGGAAACGAAAAAATTGTACCACTCTTGGTAACGCAGAAGGAACAAAAATTGCATGGCCTTGAACCTTTGTACGTGACTTTTCCGCCTCGATACTTGCATCATGTGATGTTTCTTTGGCTGTTGTGTTGACAAATTGGCCTTTTTCTGTAGATTCAAAAGATAAATGGATGATGATATGGGTGACTAGTTGAATGGAAGGAGGAACATTGCTGTTGCGGCTGGAGAATCTACTTCACATCTATGCATTTTTAGTTATTTCGTGGGAGGAAAGTGATGTTGTAAACATACTATTTATATATGTACCACGTGGATGGTGTTCCTCTTGTAATGCTACCATTTGAATCCAACATATATGTTTCTCTTTTATTTATATaaataatgatattgatttttCTCACTTAAACGTATGTGTTGAAACCATGAAAGGGACCCGATTCAAGATAACTGCAATAATTGCGGGAAAAGTAATAGTACGGATGTTATATGTGGACCACCATTGCAAATATTTAATTAAGAAAATAATATTAATTTTTGCCAAAATATAAAATTAATATTATGTGTATCAGGAATCAAGTAGGGCAAGCACCAACGTATGTAAGTGTTGCCCGCCCTTAGTTCTATACGTTGCTGCCTAGCAACGCCCCTGTTACCAATAGACCTATATGCGTTGCATTGTACCTTTGCAACGCCCAAAAACGCAACGTATTATTATCCGTTGGTAGAAGCGCTAGCAACGCCTATATTGACATTTAGATACAGATAAATACGTTGCTGTAGGAGGGGTTCTGTTGTAgtgtaagcccctatcggagggcattggcgaggagtaccctcgacacctatactagggtatgtaagtgaaaggttaatggttgatgatccgcatactgagtatgattattcagggctatccctgaccaggatgtaatcaaaagttgtggcacaagtgtacgacctctgcagagtgttaaaccaattcgaatagccgtgtccacagtCATGGACGGtcggatggccatactgttccatcgtCAGATGTTTCTAAAAATGactggtgaattgaaaggtgaatttgacttgatcacaacagagttgtgggaatgacactaatgttcccacttgagtttggctaggcaaataaagagtcttttacTGGCTATTCATATGGccggactatgaagaggagcactagtactaggaagatggacagcaggatgtctatgataactaggatcacctcctgacgtcaagtgttgcctgtgaaacagatggaccgctactacgtttcttccgctatgtgttttatatttgatccttagatcaactgttgttgtaagactggatcatgtgatcccatgttgtaagacgattatgatttgtaatgaatgatgttctgtgatatcaactattatgtctcgcaaaaacaatatttatgggattgcgatgtattgcataataggcatctggaattaaaaaaccgggtgttgacactatcacataaaacatttttatcatgagccacatgcataaaacaattattactccccacataagcatagttatttttattaattgtagtgggagctaaattcaacaaaatagctatcattattattatcatcaccataataatcaaatataggaggcatattgtaatcataattaattttctgctcaatagtaggtggactgaaaataacataatcatcattataatcatcctatattggaggcatagtatcatcatagcaaatttcctcctctaaagctgggaaactaaaaatatcattttcataaaaactagcttcctcaagcttagactttttcttagcattagcaataatggtgttcaaagaattcatactaataacgtTGCCACCAacatgcaagtaaagttccataggttttttaattttcttatcaaaaccctcatgtcctaactccagataaatactataaagctctataattttgttgttgttttccattaagcctaactagtgaaaataaaaacaagaaataaaaagatataattgtagaatctaaaggaaataatttcgagcactcaccagcaactaaaGGACTTAGTAGccgatgtgagtaccttttaccttaccttcatggcaacggcgccagaaaagaacttgatgtctacgcacgcttctattcttgtagacagtgttgggcctccaagtgcagaggtttgtagcacagcagtaagtttcccttaagtggatcacccaaggtttatcgaactcagggaggtaggggtcaaagatatccctctcaagcaactctgcaattacgatacaacaagtctcttgtgtccccaatacacccaatacacttgtcaggtgtataggtgcactagttcgacgaagagatagtgaaatacaagtaatatggatgattatgagtggtaattgcaatctgaaataaaaatagcagcatgctgatacgtctccgacgtatcgataatttcttatgttccatgccacattattgatgatatttacatcttttgtacacactttatgtcattattatgcgtttttcggaactaacctattgacgagatgccgaagtgccagttcctgttttctgctgtttttggtttcagaaatcctagtaaggaaatattctcggaattggacgaaatcaacgcccagggtcctattttcacacgaagcttccagaagaccggaggagatacgaagtggggccacgaggtggcgccacactaaggcggcgcggccaggctagggcccgcgccgccctgttgtgtgggtccctcgtgactccaccgaccctgcccttccgcctacttaaagcctccgtcgcgaaaaccctatcacgttcgactaaaccagagaaaaccttccagagccgccgccatcgcgaagccaagatctgggggacaggagtctctgttccggcacgccgctgggacggggaagtgcccccggaaggcttctccatcgacaccaccgccatcttcatcaacgctgctgtctcccatgaggagggagtagttctccatcgaggctcggggctgtaccggtagctatgtggttcatctctctcctatgtacttcaatacaataatctcatgagctgccttacatgattgagattcatatgatgatg
It includes:
- the LOC127348035 gene encoding uncharacterized protein — protein: MCTNFSIYSLYDISAQNRENCGKRKSTHTAGTKSFSRNREELREQDPEKKYPHRAVLYIHTHKPISKDNKKINAHVARLKGILEEQPELADTSQGKTAWKGDALNLVLGDEKSGHVHGLGLVPNPNKVLDVSTSRRFQNIQFSSLEDIPNEAMLSLSVEMEKIGQYVKNQGAEMLELKEKIRELEREPDQRSLEIMELKEKIRELEREPNQRSLNLVPTLRDDPPVDGHNSKRKRVYGASPSKQPPMVKEPNNLMVLYGCGFTFQQ